From a single Falco peregrinus isolate bFalPer1 chromosome 10, bFalPer1.pri, whole genome shotgun sequence genomic region:
- the GPR52 gene encoding G-protein coupled receptor 52 has product MNQSRWIEWRTLNMSSSVMNVSEHLSCPLGFGHYNAVDICILETVVIVLLTFLIIAGNLTVIFVFHCAPLLHHYTTSYFIQTMAYADLFVGVSCLVPTLSLLHYSTGVHESLTCQVFGYIISVLKSVSMACLACISVDRYLAITKPLSYNQLVTPCRLRICIILIWIYSCLIFLPSFFGWGKPGYHGDIFEWCATSWLTNAYFTGFIVCLLYAPAAFVICFTYFHIFKICRQHTKEINDRRARFPSHEVDAAGETGHSPDRRYAMVLFRITSVFYMLWLPYIIYFLLESSRVLENPALSFLTTWLAISNSFCNCVIYSLSNSVFRLGLRRLSETICSSCMCLKDRDARDPKPRKRANSCSI; this is encoded by the coding sequence ATGAACCAGTCCCGATGGATTGAATGGAGGACTCTGAATATGAGCAGTAGTGTTATGAACGTATCTGAGCATCTCTCCTGCCCTCTTGGATTTGGTCACTACAATGCAGTTGACATCTGTATCCTTGAGACAGTTGTTATTGTCTTgctaacatttttaattattgcgGGTAACTTAACTGTGatatttgtttttcactgtgCTCCACTTCTGCATCATTATACCACCAGCTATTTTATTCAGACCATGGCCTATGCTGATCTTTTTGTTGGAGTTAGCTGCTTGGTTCCTACTTTGTCACTGCTCCACTACTCGACAGGTGTCCACGAGTCCTTGACTTGTCAAGTTTTTGGATATATCATCTCTGTGCTAAAAAGCGTATCTATGGCATGTCTTGCTTGCATCAGTGTGGATCGCTATCTCGCTATAACAAAGCCTCTCTCCTATAATCAACTGGTCACACCTTGTCGCTTGAGAATCTGCATCATCTTGATCTGGATATACTCTTGTCTGATCttcttgccttccttttttGGTTGGGGAAAACCTGGTTACCATGGAGATATTTTTGAATGGTGTGCTACCTCCTGGCTAACTAATGCCTATTTTACTGGCTTTATCGTGTGCTTACTATatgctcctgctgcctttgtcATATGTTTCACGTATTTCCACATCTTTAAAATTTGCCGGCAGCACACCAAAGAGATAAATGATCGGAGAGCTCGATTTCCTAGCCACGAAGTGGATGCTGCTGGGGAGACTGGGCACAGCCCTGATCGCCGCTATGCCATGGTTTTGTTTCGGATAACCAGTGTGTTCTACATGCTGTGGCTCCCTTATATCATATACTTTCTGCTGGAGAGCTCTAGGGTGCTGGAAAACCCAGCACTTTCCTTCTTAACGACATGGCTTGCTATAAGCAATAGTTTCTGCAACTGTGTGATATATAGCCTCTCCAACAGTGTTTTCAGGCTGGGACTGCGGAGACTGTCAGAGACAATATGTTCATCTTGTATGTGTTTAAAAGACAGGGATGCACGGGACCCTAAACCGAGAAAACGGGCTAATTCCTGCtccatttaa